DNA from Terriglobus tenax:
GCAGCAGCAGCTCGACAGCCTGCGTGGCGAGCGTGAGAGCGTGCGCGGACGCATGGAGAAGCTGCTGGAACAGCTGGAAACGCTGTAGGAGGAGAAGCGATGGCAGAGGTCCCCCAACCCGTCAGCGTCGACATCTTCGGGCAGATCTACAACCTGCGCGGCACCGATCCAGCCTACATTGAGCGACTTGCCGCGGCGGTAGACGCGAAAATGCGCGCCGTTGCCTCGCATGGCGCAACTGTGGACTCCCTGCGCGTTGCCGTACTTGCCGCACTGAACATCGCCGACGAGATGGAGCAGACCCGTCGCCGCTATGCGGAGCTGGCAGGCAGCGTCGAAGAGACCTCCGCCACCGTGCGGAGCCACACCGATTCGCTGACCGACCTGCTGGATGAGGTCCTGGGCGAACGCCGCGCCGGATAGCCCCGAATTTCAATT
Protein-coding regions in this window:
- a CDS encoding cell division protein ZapA, which encodes MAEVPQPVSVDIFGQIYNLRGTDPAYIERLAAAVDAKMRAVASHGATVDSLRVAVLAALNIADEMEQTRRRYAELAGSVEETSATVRSHTDSLTDLLDEVLGERRAG